The proteins below are encoded in one region of Oncorhynchus kisutch isolate 150728-3 linkage group LG14, Okis_V2, whole genome shotgun sequence:
- the LOC109904554 gene encoding sphingosine-1-phosphate phosphatase 1-like: MYHYAPLIIISLHLSMVLFSFTLDTWSTSQGDTAQILGTGAGVTLASHLNHQLGLMSDPPLDLLPLSPSALRTCLLPVAMPRFCLCMLVLLATRALMKAITIPLPCSI, translated from the coding sequence ATGTATCACTACGCCCCCCTCATCATCATCTCCCTGCACTTGAGcatggtcctcttctccttcactctGGACACCTGGAGCACTTCACAGGGAGACACCGCTCAGATCCTGGGCACCGGCGCTGGCGTGACCCTGGCCTCCCACCTCAACCACCAACTGGGCCTGATGTCTGACCCCCCGCTGGACCTGCTGCCCCTGTCCCCATCGGCCCTCAGGACCTGCCTGCTGCCTGTGGCAATGCCGAGGTTCTGCCTATGCATGCTGGTGTTGCTGGCCACCAGGGCCCTCATGAAGGCCATCACCATTCCTCTGCCATGCAGTATCTAA
- the wdr89 gene encoding WD repeat-containing protein 89 — protein MESLGEKFKALSITRRVQPDEPTYLLDLSHQPVSSPGLVAVCCSNLSIRLHSEDSLSLLREYQGHSGAICGVCFAHTSPDLLFSGSADGTVRTWDVRCPGSEAAQVFRSDSSHHFCSFDVSCSDVVLCAGTEQVDEDDSFLVFWDARMAKEKGGVLGVYSESHSDDITQVRFHPRNADHLASGSTDGLVNVFDLSLGAEEEALLATCNCGSSASSVCWAGKDFNQLLCLSHDEGLHLWDLGQLDTDKPLTLFSAADARSLTPLSNEVALDYFVGGTWLEEAGRLLVLGGTNNGDIHLLECSEEGLYLLRSLQGGHSSTVRCFLWDPAGEALLTGGEDAQLLLWKPGAEEFTSGKRDTLKSASALKLKSRSHKKHGSKRDKKLEV, from the coding sequence ATGGAGAGTCTGGGGGAGAAGTTCAAAGCTCTGTCAATCACTCGGCGTGTCCAGCCAGATGAGCCCACCTACCTGCTGGACCTGTCCCACCAGCCTGTCTCGAGCCCAGGGTTGGTGGCCGTATGCTGCTCCAACCTCTCCATCCGTTTGCACAGTGAGGACAGCCTCAGCCTGCTCAGGGAGTACCAGGGACATAGTGGTGCAATCTGTGGGGTGTGCTTTGCCCACACCTCCCCTGACCTGCTCTTCTCAGGTTCTGCTGATGGGACAGTGAGGACGTGGGATGTCCGCTGCCCAGGTTCAGAGGCAGCACAGGTGTTCAGGAGTGACTCCTCCCACCACTTCTGCAGCTTTGATGTGAGCTGCAGCGATGTGGTCCTATGTGCAGGCACTGAGCAGGTCGATGAAGATGATAGCTTCTTGGTTTTCTGGGATGCCCGCATGgcaaaggagaagggaggggttcTGGGTGTGTACTCTGAGTCCCACAGTGATGACATCACGCAGGTGCGTTTCCACCCCCGGAATGCCGACCACTTGGCGTCTGGCTCCACTGATGGCCTGGTGAATGTGTTTGACCTGAGCCTTGGTGCAGAGGAGGAGGCCCTGCTGGCCACCTGTAACTGTGGCTCCTCTGCTAGCTCAGTGTGCTGGGCAGGAAAGGACTTCAACCAGCTGCTGTGCCTCAGCCACGACGAGGGCCTCCATCTGTGGGACCTGGGTCAGTTGGACACAGACAAGCCCCTCACACTCTTCAGTGCCGCTGACGCCCGCAGCCTGACCCCTCTCTCTAATGAAGTGGCCCTGGATTACTTTGTTGGCGGGACTTGGCTGGAGGAGGCAGGGCGCTTACTAGTGCTAGGTGGGACAAACAATGGAGACATCCACCTTCTGGAGTGCAGTGAGGAAGGCCTGTATCTGCTGAGGTCCCTCCAAGGGGGCCACTCTTCCACAGTGCGCTGCTTCCTCTGGGATCCCGCAGGGGAGGCCCTGCTCACGGGAGGGGAGGATGCACAGCTGCTCTTGTGGAAGCCAGGGGCGGAGGAATTCACCTCAGGGAAGAGGGACACCCTGAAGAGTGCCTCTGCATTAAAACTCAAATCTAGATCACACAAGAAGCATGGCTCCAAGAGGGATAAGAAGCTAGAAGTGTGA